ACGAACCAGGAGCGCCGCTTCGCCACCAGGGTTCATGGGATGCGCAGCGGCTCCCGCCCCGGCCGTGTCCCCGGCAGCGGCAGCCGGCCCAGGAGGAAGATCGCGGCCATGGCGACGGCGGCCAGCGCCATCAGGAACAGAGCCAGGGGCAGCGCCGCCGACAGACCCTCGCCCGTCAACTGCACCCACAGAAAGACGGGGACGGTGTTGGGATGGTAGGCGACAACCAGGGTGGCGCCGAACTCGCCCAGGGTGCGCACCCAGGCCAGGGTAACGCCGGCGGCGATGCCCGGCCAGGCCAGGGGCAGGGAGACGCGGCGGAAGGTGCGCCAGCGGGAGTCGCCCAGAGTCGCGGCGGCCTGCTCCAGTTGCTCGTCCACGGCCTCGAAGGCCGACATGGCGGCGATCACCACATAGGGCGCGGCCACGAACACCTGGGCCAGCACGATACCCTTCAGGGAGTTCACCAGGGCGATGCCGCGGGCCTCGAAGCGCGCTCCCGCCAGCCCGTACGGACCAAAGAGAAGCAGCAGCAGGATTCCTCCCACCAAGGGCGGCAGCACCATGGGCACAAAGACCAAGGCGGCGAGGAAGCGGCGGCCGCGGAAGCGGGCGCGCGCCAGCACGTAGCCCAGAGGCACGCCCAGCAAGGTCATGGCCGCCGTGGAGACGGTGGAAGTGAGAAGCGAGACCCGGATGGCACGCAGAGCGCGCGCGTCGCCGAGGGCCGCGCTCACGCCCCGCCAGTCCACCTGGAACAAGAGGCAGAGCAGCGGCGCCGCCAGGTAGAGCAGCAGCACTCCACCCAGTAGGGCGAAGGGCAGGAAACCGTATTCCATCCGGCGTCTCACGGCGAACGGGTCTCTTGGATCAAGGGCTTCAACTCCGGCGGCAGCGCCGAGGCGTCCCCCGTCAACGACAATGAGGCCGCCCGCAGTCCCGCCTTCTCCAGCAGGGCCCTGCCCTCGGCCGAGCCGAGGAAGCGCACGAAGGCGATGGCCCCGGCAGGGTTCTTGGCGGGATTGAGGACCGAGACCGTGAACAGCGTCGGCGAGCCCGTGAGCTTCAGTCCCTTGGTGGTGGTGAAGGAGTGGGCGGCGTAGAGTGCAGCGAAGCGAGGGTCGCCCTGGTTGATCTCGCCGGGCAGCGCGATGTAAGGGATGCCGTGCGCCACCACCTCGTGCCTGTAGAAGACGGCGACGTCCAGTTGACCCGATTCCATGCGGATCAGCAATTCGGGCTCGGGGAAGATCTGGTCGGAACTGCCGGGCGGGCCCAGCAGCGCCGCCAGCCCGGGCTTCTTGTAGTAGTCCTCGGCGAGCTCAAAAAGGAAGAGCGTGCGATAGCCCTTGGGATCGAGGTCGGGGTCGGTGCGGCCGAGCTTGACGCCGGGCCGGGCGAGCACTTCATACCAGGGCAGCTTGCCGGCCTGGGCCTGCTCGAAGAGGTCGCGGAAGCGGCTGCGCGGATTGTAGCCGAGCACCAGTTCGCCGGAGGCGAAGGTGAGGTACCAGCTCTCGAAGCCGCCGTTCGCGGGCCCCATCAGGATGCGATCGTTCACCGCCGGGTCGGCGGAGATGAAGACATCGGGAGCGCGCAGGCGATCGTGGATGGCACGGGCGCCGCCGACCGAGCCCTGGCCCTCTCCCTGGTAGTGGTAGCCGGAGGCCCGCTCGAAGGCCGGGCCCACGCTCTTCTCCATCAGCGCGCCCAGCGAGCCGGCATAGAGCACGGAGACGTTGCCCTTCTCGCCTCCCGTCGCGCCTGGGGCGCTGAGAAGTAGCAGGACAAGCGAGGGCAGGAGCCAGAGCTTTCTCATGGCAGCACGTAGCGCAGCGACACGTACGACATGAACAGATGAGCGTTCTTGGGTGCGCCCGCAGCGACAAACCAGGGAGCGCGTGTCAGGTACGACCACTGCGTGACGAGTTGCACGGCCCCATACTCCCGGTTCCTCCAGAAGGTCTGTGTCCAGTCCAGCGTCGCCTCCTGGACGGCCCGGTTCGCGGAGTTCGGCGAATTGGGCCCGCCGAAACCGATGCAGGGATGGAAAGGAGCCACATCCCCCGCATGGCAGGGGATCGTGGTGATGACGGGGGAGGTCACGTCCTTGAACGCGTTGCGTTGCGCGTAGACTCCTCCGTAATACACGCCCAATTGCGTGTTGGCCCACGGCAGGAATTCGAGACCGGTGAACACCCCGCCGGAATGGACCTTGGAGATGTCGACCGTAAAGGTGGTCGGACCCGTCGGGATGGGGACGATGACCGCCTGCGGCGCCAGTCCGGTGAGGTAGCGGCCGATCCCGTTGCCCCACAGCACGCTGCCCACGAACCGGAGATTCCTCCCCTGCGCGTCCCGGAAGAGATCGAAGTTCAGCCCGGCCTCGATGCCGCCCCCGACGCTGGAGTGCGAGGTGAACTCGGTTCCGCCCACTGGAAAGTCCGTGACCTTGACGGTGGTCAGAAGGCCTCCCGCCTCCGCGTGGAAGTTCCGCCCTCCAAAAACGTTGTCGTACGCGACCTTGGTCGCCACATCGGGGGCCACATTCGGGGTGCCGGGGTTGTTGCCGGCATCGAACTGCGGCCCCAATTGGGCGTTGAAGGCGAAGGGGAAAATGACTTCACCCGTGCCGACATACTGTTGGGGGTTGTCGACGGATCCTGCCCACACCACATGATCGTTGAAGTGGTACGCCACACGGAATTCTGCCGTGCGGGTGTAATAGGGACCAACGTGCGTGTTGCCGTCCTCGGTGTAGCCCAGGGTCAGATCCGACGGCATGGGTGACACCCCAACCCGATTGGGCTCCAGCAACCCCCAGGTCTGGCCTCCCAGGAACTCCCACTTGCCTCGCTTCAGGTCCAGCCAGTACAGACGAAGGCGCGCGGTATGGCTGTTGCTGGTCACGAAGGCATTCGCCGGATCGTTGCCGTTGAAATCGGCCTCCAGGTAGCCGGTTATGTCATTCTGCCCGAAGCTGGCATGGGTCTTCAGGGTCAAGCGGGAGTACTGGCCCGTAGCGCGGAACTCGGTGAGGTGTCCCTGGATCGTATTGCTGAAGGGAATGGAGCCGAAGCTGGTCGAGGAGGCGTTCCCCGTGTTGGTGGTGCGGAAGACGTTCTCGAAGTCCACGAAGCCACCCGGGGTGAACTCCGCTCCCCCGATGCGGAAAGAAAGCGGGGATTCCTTGGGCTTCTCTTCGTCCGGCGCCACAGGGTCCCCGACGACCGCGCGGGCTGTGGATTCGCTGCTGGAGGTGTGCAGAGCGGCATCGGTGACCCGCGGTGCGCTCCCCCCGGCCAACTGCCGGCGAAGAGCTTCCAACTCCTGCTGCTGCTGGTCGATCTGCTTCTGTTGCGCCGCGAGCGCGTCTTGCAGAGCTTGGAGCTGCTGGACCGTCACCACGGCCGGCTTGGCTGGATGGCCGGTGGGATCCTGGGTGGCCGGCCCGGCCTGGGCCAGCAGCACAGCGGACAGCAGCACGGTCAACAGGCAGGTTGCAACGAGCTTCATCGATTCTCCCCCCTCTGGCTTTCACACTCGCAGGAGCATGACTTCGGTGGACTTGATGAGGGCGGCGACGGTCTCGCCCTTCCGGAGGCGCATCTCGCGCACCGCGTCGGCGGTCACGATGGAGGTGATGTGCTGCCCGCCGATGGAGAGCGTGACCTGAGCCAGCAGGCCGCCCAACCGAACCTCTACCACCCGTCCCACCAACTGGTTGCGCCCGCTGATGCGGCGGAAGTTGCGGCGCGCGCCCGCTCCCGGCTTCTCCCCGGCGCGGTACAGGTAGCGGTCCAGCTCGGCCTCGGGGATGCGATGGTGTCCGCCCGGCGTCTTCACCGTGCGCAGCTTGCCGTGATAGATCCATTGCTTGAGGGTGGGATAACTGATGCCCAGCATCCGGGCCGCATCCCGCGGCCGCAGCAGGACCAGGTTCTTGCCCATGGCAGTCTCCGGCACAACGTTATAGTGTGGTCGGAACAGCTATGTCAATACGTTAGTATGCGAATCCAAGAGGCGCAGGGCCCGCCGTTTTGGGGGACTTTCGCGCTGCCCGGCGAAGGGTTAGCATGGTGGCAGGCAGGGAGCGCTCCCTGGTCCGGGCGGCTTGGGAGCGCAACTCTTGT
This genomic interval from Terriglobales bacterium contains the following:
- a CDS encoding ABC transporter permease, with translation MEYGFLPFALLGGVLLLYLAAPLLCLLFQVDWRGVSAALGDARALRAIRVSLLTSTVSTAAMTLLGVPLGYVLARARFRGRRFLAALVFVPMVLPPLVGGILLLLLFGPYGLAGARFEARGIALVNSLKGIVLAQVFVAAPYVVIAAMSAFEAVDEQLEQAAATLGDSRWRTFRRVSLPLAWPGIAAGVTLAWVRTLGEFGATLVVAYHPNTVPVFLWVQLTGEGLSAALPLALFLMALAAVAMAAIFLLGRLPLPGTRPGREPLRIP
- a CDS encoding extracellular solute-binding protein encodes the protein MRKLWLLPSLVLLLLSAPGATGGEKGNVSVLYAGSLGALMEKSVGPAFERASGYHYQGEGQGSVGGARAIHDRLRAPDVFISADPAVNDRILMGPANGGFESWYLTFASGELVLGYNPRSRFRDLFEQAQAGKLPWYEVLARPGVKLGRTDPDLDPKGYRTLFLFELAEDYYKKPGLAALLGPPGSSDQIFPEPELLIRMESGQLDVAVFYRHEVVAHGIPYIALPGEINQGDPRFAALYAAHSFTTTKGLKLTGSPTLFTVSVLNPAKNPAGAIAFVRFLGSAEGRALLEKAGLRAASLSLTGDASALPPELKPLIQETRSP
- a CDS encoding helix-turn-helix transcriptional regulator; the protein is MGKNLVLLRPRDAARMLGISYPTLKQWIYHGKLRTVKTPGGHHRIPEAELDRYLYRAGEKPGAGARRNFRRISGRNQLVGRVVEVRLGGLLAQVTLSIGGQHITSIVTADAVREMRLRKGETVAALIKSTEVMLLRV